Below is a window of Longimicrobium terrae DNA.
GGAAGCTGGATTACGCGCTGCTGGCGTGGGTGCTGTGGTACGGCGAGCACACGGGCGGCCGCAAGTTCACCGTCAGCCAGATCGCGGACGAGATCCGGCTGCGCAGCGCCGGCCCAGACGACGCGGCGGTGGATTGGACGTCGCACGCGCAGCGGCTGGCGGCGCGCCGCGTCTTTCGCGGGCTGGAAGGGATGGGTGTCCTCCGGCTCCAGGACGGCAGCGTGGACGAGTGGGCGGACGAGAACGGCAAGCGCGACGCGCTGTACGCATGGGGCGCGGCGGCGTGGCGCATCCACGTCGCCCTCCCCGCGGCAGAGCTGGAGCGGCTGGCGGAGGGCCGGTCCGCGTCCGCCTCCCCCGCCCCGCCGGACGGCACGGACGAGATCCGCCTGTACCGCGCGCTCCTCCTCAACCCCGCGCTCTACCGCCGCGACGACCCCGCCGCCTTCCGCCTGCTGGACGCGCCGGAATCTCTGGCGCGCGTCATTCAGAACCTGGCCTACCTCACCCGCTGGGAACTGGAGGTGACGGCGGAGTACGCGCGCGTTCTTCGCCCCGCGCGCTCCGACGATGCCGTGCAGACGCCCATCCCCGTCACGTCGGGGCTTGATCACGCCGTGCTCTGCTTCTGCGGCCTGCTGCGTGACCGGCAGGCGGCGGGGCGGCTGGTATCCGCCGGCGACGAGTGCTTTCTGATCGACCAGAGCCGCGTCTGGCAGGACGTGGATGAACTGCAGAAGCGCCACGGTGCCAAGTGGGGCAAGACGCTGCGCGAGCAGAAGGTGAGCGCGCTCGCGGATGATGTCGTCGCCCAGATGAAAGCGTGGGGGCTGATGCGCGACACCGACGAGCCCGGCCAGTACCTGGTGCTCCCCACCGCCGCCCGCCTCGCCGCCCACTACGCGGACGACAGGACGCAGGATCGCGACGAGGACTCAGAGGATTGATGCAGTCGGACTTCTTTGCGCTGACCGGAATGCCGCCGCGCATGCAGGCGCTGCTGGACGCCATGCACGCCGGCGATCCGGACCGCTGGCTGCCGCGCCGTCTGATCCTGCAGAACTACTGGCTGTTCGAGGAGCCGGAGATCTTTCACTTCGGGCGCGGCAACCTGATGCTCACCGGGCAGAACGAGTCCGGAAAATCCACCGTGCTCGTCACCGCCATCACGCTGGTGCTGGACATGATGCTCACCCCCGACCGGGTGGACACCTTGGGCAGCAGCGACCGATCCATCCGCTACTACCTGATCGGCAAGGACGACGCGCAGGAAGGCAGCCCCAACTGGCACCGCGAGCGCACGGCGTACATCGCCCTAGAGTTCGAGCGCGGCGCGTCCGGCGTGCACCAGACCATCGGCATCGGCCTACGCTCGTCGCGGGACTGGACCAACCAGAAGGTGGAGCGCTGGGGATTCGTGATGGACTCCACCCATCGCGTGGAGGAGGATGGATTCCATCTGCACCAGAAGGGACGCCCCCTGCGCCCCGGCGAACTGCGCGAACGACTGGGCAGCCACGGACAGGTGACGGACGACCAGCGCACCTACAAGTCCGCCGTGAACGACGCGCTGTTCGGCTTTCAGACGGTGGAGGATTACGAGCGATTTCTGGAGATGCTGCACGTGGTCCGCACGCCCAAGCTGGGCGAAGGGCTGAGCCCGCGGAAAGTAGAGGCGCTGCTCAAGGAGTCGCTTCCGCCCATCCAGTCCGACAAGATCGATGCGGCGTCCGAGGTATTTTCGCGGCTGGATACGATTGAGGAGGAGCTGAAGCACCTGCACGACCAGCTCGCCGTCGCGCGGGAGCTGGAGGCGCCGCAGGAGGCCGCCGTGCTCGCCCGTGCGCGGCAGGCGGCGTCCGCGTACCGGCAGGCGTCGCGCGAGCACGCCGATCGGCAGAAGAAGCACGGGGATCTGCTCGCCCGGCTGGATTCCGCGCGCGCGGAGGTCGCGCGGCAGACAGAGGCGCGGACGGAACTCGCCTCGGAGCGCGCGGAAAAGGACGGCACGCTCACCGTCCTCAAGGACCAGTTCCGGCTGAGCGAGGCGTTCGACATCGAGGAGCGCCTGCGGCAGGTACAGGCGGAGCAGCGGACCGCGTTCGATGCGTACGAGGCGCTGCGGGCCGATCGCAAGCGCGCGCAGGACGCCGCGGACCGCGAGCAGGCGGCCTTGGGCGATGCGGAGCAGTCGTGGGCGCGGCAGGCCGCGCGCCTGGGGGAAAAGCTCCACGCCACGCGCGATGCGGCCGCGCGCGCGCACTGGCCGTCGCTGGAGCAGCGCGCCGCCCTCGCCGCTGACGCGCTGGGCACCGTGAACATCGACGGGAGCGGCGCGATCGCGTCGGACCTGGCGCGCTCGTCCATCGACGGCGAGGCGCGGCAGCGGCGCGCCGTGATCGACGCCGTCCGCGCGGCGATGGATGCGGTCGCCTCGGCCACGGGGCGGCTGGACAGCGCGCGCAAGGCGAGCGAGGTGGCGACACGCGAGCTGAACCACGCGGACGACCGCTTTCGCACCGCCGGTCGAGAAGTTGAGACGGCGCTTGCGGCGGCCACGGAAGCGATCGCGGGATGGCGGGAATCGACCGCCGAGCTGCGCGTGCCGGATGAGGCGTTCGGCGCGGTGATGGCGGCAATCGAGGCGTATCAGCCCGGGAGCCGGCCGGCGTCCATCCTCGCCCCGCTCCAGCCCGCGCACGACGAGGCGCAGGAGGCGCTGCGGACGGAAGCGCAGGAACTCGGCATCATCCGGCGCCGCCATCAAACGGACGCAGAGCAGGTGGATGAACGGCTGCGGCGCCTGTCGCGCGAGGCGGACGTAGAGCCGGAGCGCACGCCCGCGCAGACCGCCGCGCGCCGCCTGCTGCGCGAACACGGAATCGCCCACGCGCCGCTCTTTGCCGCCGTCGATCTCGCGGGCCCGCTCGCCACGGACGCGGCGCTCGCGTCGCGCGTGGAGGCGGCGCTGCTGGATGCCGGGCTGCTGGACGCGCTCGTCGTCCCGCGCGCGGATGCGGATCGCGTCCGCGCGCTGCTCAGCGCGCACGGCGTCGGGGATCGATGGATCGCGCCGTTGGATGCGTCCGCGGACCGCGTCGGCTTCGATGACGGTGGATCGAGCGGCGCGGCAGACTGGCTGGTCCCCGTCTCATCGACCGACGTGTCCGCGAACGATGTCGCGGCGGCGCTGCGGACGCTGGGGATGATGGGCGGCGCGGGCGTGGTGGATGCGGACGGCGGATGGCGGCTGGGTCCGCTGCACGGTGTCACAGCTGCGCCGGCCGAGGCGCGCGTCCGCTTTCTCGGCGAGACGGCGCGCCGCGAGGAGCGCCGCCGCCGCATTGAGGAAGCGCGCCGCCAGCTTGCGGATCTGCGCGAGGAGATCGGCCGGCTGGGCGAGGCGCTGGATGGCGTCCAGTCCCGGGACCGCGCGCTGGCCCGCGAGTGGCGCGCCGCGCACGAGCTTCCGCAGCCGCAGACGCTGCACGACCGCCTGCTCGCCCTTCGCCGCGAGGAGCACGAGCGCGAGCGCCGCCGCACCGCCGCCGAAACGGCCGCCGAAACGGTGGAAAACGCCACGCGCGAGCTGCAGCAGCGCAGCGCCGCCTTGGAGCGCGCCACCGATGACGCGCCCTGGCTGCGCGGCCGTCCCCGCGGCGAGGTGGACGCATCCGCCGCCGCGCTCGCCGAAGTGCTGTCCATCGTCCGCGCGATCGGCGAGGACGTTGAGCGGCTGGATGAACTGCGCCGGGCCTACGCGTCCCGCACCCGCGCGCACGACGCGCTCCGCCTTCACGTGGAGGAACTGGCGCCGCGCATCGCCCGGGCGAGCGTGGGCGTGCAGACGCTGGACGCGCAGCTCGCCGCGCTCACCGAGCAGCTGTCGCGCGCCAGCGTGGGCCGCGAGGTGCTGGCGGAGGAGATCCGCGCGCTGGAGCAACGGCTGGCGGCAATCGAACGACTCGATCGCGATGCGGAGAAGTCCATCGACAAGAACACCGGGCAGATTGAAACGCTCGCCGCGCAGGAGCCGGACTACGCGGACCAGCTGCGGAGCGCGTTCATCCTCCTTCAATCCGCCGAACACGGCTTCCGCGAGCGGATTGACGCCTATCCCACCCTCTTAGAGTACGCCGACGACGCGCGCCGGTCCGGGCTGCCCAAGGCCATGCAGCGCATCCTGCACGACGTCGCGCCGGAAGCGGTGGACGACGAGGTGCGGCGCGCGCAGCAGGAGTTGAACGCGGCCTACGCCCGGGCGCGTGGCGCGTTCGAGGAAATGAGCCCCACGCTGGACGGCGACATCCTCCGCTTCACCCACGAACTCGGCGAAATGCGGCTGGATGAGCTGTATCGCACCCTGGAGGAGCAGCAGGCGCGCAACGAAACGCTGCTGGAGGACGAGGATCGGCGGCTGATCGAGCAGCTGATGCTGCGCGACGTGGTGGACGCCATCCGCGACGCCATCCGCAATACCCGCCACTGGGTGAGCGACATCAACGGCATCCTGGGGCGGATGAAGCTGTTCAAGGGCGGCATCATGCGCCTGCACTGGGATGTGCGCACCCGCGAGTCCGCCGACGCGTTCGATCCGCGCCGCCTGGACGATCTGCTCTCCCAGCGCGGCATCGCCCTGGACGAGGCGCGGCGCGAGGAGCTGCTGGAGATCTTTCGCACGATGGTGTCGGACATCCGCCGCCGGAACCGCGAGCACGAGCTGCTGGAGGATTATCGGACGGCGCTGCTGCGGATGGTAGACTATACCCAGTGGTATACGCTGACCGTGCAGCGCAAGGACGAGTCGGGACGGTGGGTGCAGCTCACGAAGCGCCTGTACGGACAAGGGAGTGGCGGCCGGCGCACGCTGGACCTGCTGCTGCCGTTGATCGCCGCCGTAAGCGCACGGCTGCAGTCGGCGGACCGCGCAGCGCCGCGGCTCGTCGGCTTTGACGAGGCGTTCGCCGGCGTGGACGACCGTAATGCCGCGGAGATCTACGCGCTGCTGACGGAGTTGGAGTTCTGCTGGATCATGGCAACGGAAAAGGCGACCGCGCTGGGCGCCGAGGTGCGCGGCTCCGCCACGTACGAGATGCTGGCCGACGAGCGCACCGTGGCCCCCGTGCTCAGCCTGTGGGACGGCGCGCGCCGCTACGAATTCATCGGTGACGAGTTGATCGGGATGGAGACGTCAGAGGGCATGGGAATAGGGAATCGAGAATAGGACGAATCCATGAGGCCTGACATGCACCCCGACATGCGGCGCGACCTGCTGACGCTGCTGCGCAATCCGAAGCTCGCGCGGCTGCTGGATGAACTGCACGCCTCCCTCGTCCGCAACGGCGAGCCGAAAGGCCGCGTGAAGGTTCAGTCGCGCGACGAGGCGGACGCGCTTCAGGACCTCATCGGCGGAAAATGGATCGAGCCCGGCCTCA
It encodes the following:
- a CDS encoding TIGR02678 family protein, which codes for MNSSDVARGADFRLCAEALIDRPMITAADDRALLEKIRRHQPALQAAFGRVTGWRVLAHPEFARLVKTPARAEASHGLSWAKGKLDYALLAWVLWYGEHTGGRKFTVSQIADEIRLRSAGPDDAAVDWTSHAQRLAARRVFRGLEGMGVLRLQDGSVDEWADENGKRDALYAWGAAAWRIHVALPAAELERLAEGRSASASPAPPDGTDEIRLYRALLLNPALYRRDDPAAFRLLDAPESLARVIQNLAYLTRWELEVTAEYARVLRPARSDDAVQTPIPVTSGLDHAVLCFCGLLRDRQAAGRLVSAGDECFLIDQSRVWQDVDELQKRHGAKWGKTLREQKVSALADDVVAQMKAWGLMRDTDEPGQYLVLPTAARLAAHYADDRTQDRDEDSED
- a CDS encoding SbcC/MukB-like Walker B domain-containing protein; the encoded protein is MQSDFFALTGMPPRMQALLDAMHAGDPDRWLPRRLILQNYWLFEEPEIFHFGRGNLMLTGQNESGKSTVLVTAITLVLDMMLTPDRVDTLGSSDRSIRYYLIGKDDAQEGSPNWHRERTAYIALEFERGASGVHQTIGIGLRSSRDWTNQKVERWGFVMDSTHRVEEDGFHLHQKGRPLRPGELRERLGSHGQVTDDQRTYKSAVNDALFGFQTVEDYERFLEMLHVVRTPKLGEGLSPRKVEALLKESLPPIQSDKIDAASEVFSRLDTIEEELKHLHDQLAVARELEAPQEAAVLARARQAASAYRQASREHADRQKKHGDLLARLDSARAEVARQTEARTELASERAEKDGTLTVLKDQFRLSEAFDIEERLRQVQAEQRTAFDAYEALRADRKRAQDAADREQAALGDAEQSWARQAARLGEKLHATRDAAARAHWPSLEQRAALAADALGTVNIDGSGAIASDLARSSIDGEARQRRAVIDAVRAAMDAVASATGRLDSARKASEVATRELNHADDRFRTAGREVETALAAATEAIAGWRESTAELRVPDEAFGAVMAAIEAYQPGSRPASILAPLQPAHDEAQEALRTEAQELGIIRRRHQTDAEQVDERLRRLSREADVEPERTPAQTAARRLLREHGIAHAPLFAAVDLAGPLATDAALASRVEAALLDAGLLDALVVPRADADRVRALLSAHGVGDRWIAPLDASADRVGFDDGGSSGAADWLVPVSSTDVSANDVAAALRTLGMMGGAGVVDADGGWRLGPLHGVTAAPAEARVRFLGETARREERRRRIEEARRQLADLREEIGRLGEALDGVQSRDRALAREWRAAHELPQPQTLHDRLLALRREEHERERRRTAAETAAETVENATRELQQRSAALERATDDAPWLRGRPRGEVDASAAALAEVLSIVRAIGEDVERLDELRRAYASRTRAHDALRLHVEELAPRIARASVGVQTLDAQLAALTEQLSRASVGREVLAEEIRALEQRLAAIERLDRDAEKSIDKNTGQIETLAAQEPDYADQLRSAFILLQSAEHGFRERIDAYPTLLEYADDARRSGLPKAMQRILHDVAPEAVDDEVRRAQQELNAAYARARGAFEEMSPTLDGDILRFTHELGEMRLDELYRTLEEQQARNETLLEDEDRRLIEQLMLRDVVDAIRDAIRNTRHWVSDINGILGRMKLFKGGIMRLHWDVRTRESADAFDPRRLDDLLSQRGIALDEARREELLEIFRTMVSDIRRRNREHELLEDYRTALLRMVDYTQWYTLTVQRKDESGRWVQLTKRLYGQGSGGRRTLDLLLPLIAAVSARLQSADRAAPRLVGFDEAFAGVDDRNAAEIYALLTELEFCWIMATEKATALGAEVRGSATYEMLADERTVAPVLSLWDGARRYEFIGDELIGMETSEGMGIGNRE